The genomic region GCCATAATGGAAACACTGCTGCTTTCAGGAATTTCATTTTGGGTTTATATTTTAATCTGCATATTAATTAATCATCTTGTGCAATTTAAGACAAGGGCTGGGTTGGCCTAACTTAGTCTTTTCTGTTACTATGAGTCTTCAGTCTAATGACAGGTTGTTTAACTCTATTAGTACTGGGCTTGGATTCAGCTTGTTTCCTTTGAGTTCACCAATTTCTGTAAATTGGATACCTCTGACAAAGGGATCCCAGCTTCAGATGGTGAGAAGAATTACTATTCGAGCTCTAAGCCCAATGTGGTGGGGGGGAAGGATCCTCCAGAGAGCACATAAGGACCTTGCCCCATCTCATAGCTGTTTCAGAACTTCCTGCCTCACCTAGGGGgaactggagcagggaaatgacCCAAGAGCCCTTTCTAGCTGTTTGCCTACGCTGCTCTCCTGAAAGGAGAGATAGGAAGCAATttgggggaagggaaaaataatctaaaatgctgcatttcttctGTTGCACAACTGGGTATTTCTAAACTGTCACCCTTCCAGCAGGGAGGGGTGAGGGGCTCATCCTCTGAGCAGATATCCCCCGCAGTGGGGACAGTCTCTCTTCCATCATGTAAGCAAAGAAATAGGCTGTGTTCTGCCTTGCAGGTAATGAACTCCTCTTCTCATTACAGAAAGTCACTGGAGAGAGAGCGAAACTTACTAATGACCAAAGCTGACAACTATGGTAAGAGCTTCATTAAAAATGGTCCCTCTGGGCAGGATGGGATCAGTGCTGCAGCTTAGCTTTGTCTTCAAGCTCCTGCCACCTCTGACTTCTGCTTTTGAATTTAGCTTCAACCAAAGGGAGCTAGACTAATGGAAATGTAGTCAGCATATTATAATAGGAGTCTGCATCCTCCTACTTGAGCTGTACTtccatagggaaaaaaataagcatcAGCTAATGAAGGGGAGAAAATGTCCCCGTCCACACACCCCAAATTACCAGTCTTTAGATAATCATAGCTAACAGATTGGCTTGAGTAGCTAGCAACATCCCTCTCcccaaccttttttttttcccttagtaGAGGCTTGCTAGGCAAGAAGGTAAGTGCTATCAGGAGTTTAGCAAAATATACCTTCCTTGGGGAAGGTTCTTACTGCATCAATTTATGAGCCTACTCAGCACAAGAGCATAGCAATTCACACTGATGTGCTGCCTGCACTTCTAGAGAGCCAGGGTCTTTCCTTGGTGCAAGTCCTGCTGTAGACACTTAGAATGAAAGCCTCTCTGAGATACCATATTAACAGGACTTCCATTCCACTAGAGGTGATGCTTTGTACATCTTTGGGTATTGATCAGTGCGTTACCTGCTTGGCAGTACTCTGCAGCTGTGcaagcagcagagctcacacaAGGGAAAGAGGCACAAGTATTCTTTTGGGTCTAGAGGGTTGAAAGCTGGGGGTATGGCCAGCAAATTTGTAATTGTAACTCATGCTAGAGGACTGTTTCCAGAAGAGtaacagttattttaaaaagactgaAAGCTGTTCCCTAAGGGCCTACCACTAGAGACAGCAGAAGCCTGAAAATTGCTGCCACCCTTTTACCAGCCAGCAGCCATCCTTTGTGGcatcagcagagcagtgtgacagcagctcagagacagcagcaacAGCCTCACCTAATGGTGACATCACTGCTATGGCCTCTGACTAAATCTTTCCTTATTCCAGCTGATGCACTTGAGGCCATGCATCACTTTAAGTTGGCACTGCTGTGCATGAGGTTATGTGACCCCATCACCTCCTTTGTGGCCTTGCAGATTCAAGCAGGTTGCTCTGTGGCTGCATGAGAATGCTTGTATTAGGTGAAGAATGGGGCAGAAAGAACAGCTACAAGTCACTTTTGATTATCAACACCACTTGGGGAACTGCTGGAGGCTGCTTGTGCAAACTGTAGAGACAGTAAGGTGTGCAGTCTCTGCAGATGACCTCAGCAACAGAAGCAGTCAGTCTCTGGACAGTGCACACCCAACCTTGCCTGACACACACTTGGTGCTGTTTGGCCTTGCAGTCTGTAAGGCTGGAGGCCTTACTACTTGCCTGTACCAGCCAGCAAAGTTTTGTGGAATAGAACTAGTAAGAGTGGGATTCTCATCTTTGGTAAAGGGAACCAAACAGAAATGGAGATTGGCAAGACTCCATACTTGAAGTAGCCACTCTACTAGAGTGGCTAGAGTGTTCCTCTCTCTGCATCTGTGGTTCTAAGGttgctttccttctccctggtttACCTATCTCTAAAAAAACTAAAAGCTTCAGACCAAACAGAATAAGAGTGTCCAGGTTTAGAGTTTTTCCACAATGATCTTTCTGAGGTGTAAGGAAACACAGATTCTGCAGCATTCAAAGGTGGCTACAGTTGTGTTTAAATTTTAGCACTAGAAAGAGCTACCAGGCTGTTACATCTAGAATATAGTATAAATAGCTCTCTGCCCTCCTGTCTCCTTCATTCCCCTAGGGTACAAGCACTTATTCTAATGACACACAGTCTGTCCTTAGTAGAGGCCTACAGCAATGTCATTTCCCAACAGGAACTGGTCTGGCACTGAAGTATTCCCAAGCACAGCTACTATGAGTGTCAGGATGAGAGCGAATGAAAGGGCTCCTACTAGTTTGGGTAGTTACTTCCCATTCAGCACAATACTCTGTTGGCAGCTTTGCATACTGCTCCCAAAATTTTTGCCTGTGGCCAAGGTAGCTTTGTGCTTCTTAAGAGAGTTTTGAAAGGAGATGCAGCTGCAACATGAAGAACCTTCACAGGCAagtcttttgtttgtttcccagAGAAAGAACTGAGTGTACTTCGTAAGGAAAATCGCAAGAATGCTGCCCTTGCTGTGGCCATGGCATTGCTGATTGCTCTTATTTACGCCTGCTGGACAATGTGATTGCACTCAAGAATTCTCCCTGCTGAACAAATGACTCCTGCAAGgagctcttcctcctctcacCATTGTGCCTCCCCCAAGGGTGAGGATCAGCATTTCAAATTACTGTTCTTGTTTATTGTGTCTCCAAGTCTTGTTGTAGGGaagatttttctctgcaaattgAGGAGGACAGGAGACAAACCAGAAATCACAGCACACTTGCACTTGGAAATCAGGTCAAGCAGAGCTCAAGGTGGTGCCATCTTAGCCAAAACACAGTCAGGACCATGCAGCCTGATCCAGGAAGGCAATACATTCTCCCTTTTGAAGAGGACCTTTGTGATTACAGACAGGTGCTTTCTGCCCAGCCAGGTAGAATACACACCTTGGCTCCCGTGACACAGTCATAAACTGAAGGGACCAAGCTCTTGATGCAAAGGGTAATCTGTAGGTGTTGCAATTCTATATATTTCCAGAGCTGAGCTAAAGATGCTTCCTCTTCCACCCTGACTTCCAGGACCAAAGGAATCCTACATCCACAAGAGCAGATGGGATGTAGGTATCTCTGCAAGCAGGGAGCATCCACATTGAGATATGGGTGCTTGGGCTGTGATATGATCTGCCTACCTCTCCAGTGCATCAGAGCTTGGTAACCATTTTGTGCCTTTGAGAATCAGCATTTGCAGAAGACAATTTACTATCAACCCTCAGAGATGAAAGTGCTTCTGTAgagctttaaataaaataatttgaccttttaatttcctgttttgtttatttggtggatttttttctcctgttctgtCCTGTTTTTCAGTCACTGCTTTATTCTCATCCTACTATTTCCTTACTGGCACATATTGCACTATGGTAAGCCTAGACTAAGTTATGCACTTAAGCTCCTGGTCAGTGAGCTCTCAGCAGTGGGTTACTGGTCTGTTGTGGCCTGGAATGTACTTCCTTTGACTGGAACAGGAGCCTGTCCATGCTGCAGGAGTTCCAGAGACTGTCCCCTGTAATGCCCTCTCATTCCAATGCTCTAAACTTGCCACAAAAACTTATAAAATGGACTGCCTTGAATATTTAACTCTGCTGACATTTCTCTGCTGCCACACTGACAGACACTGCTGGCCCGAATTGTGTgggaagcaaaggaaagaagGACTGCTGTGAACTAAAGGGGCTGTATTGGTAATAGAACATGAAAGCATAGAAGTCAACACAAAATGATACAAAGCCTAATAACAATACATTGTGCAATTAACATACATAAACATTCCCTTCAGCAAGACCTTCCTCACCCGCCCTTCCCAACATAATCCCTCAGCAGGGAAGCAAGTAGCTTGGTGGCTCATGCCTGCCTTCTTGAAGGGAGATTTAGAATCAAGGTTCAGtgcatcaaaaataaaaataaaagcaaattaaaatgagCAACTAGAGACAACTGAATAAACGAAGTATCTATTCATAAAAGCTAGCCTGCAGACTGACCAGGTTTTTTTGTACCCTCCAAGGCCTACACTGATCCTAGTTTACTTCCTAGTCATTCTTCTGTCTGCCAGCCCACAGGAGTCAAAGCTCTGAGCTGAGGACACAACACTGCAAAggagcctggcagagggagcagcatgCATTGCTGGCACTGGAACAGCCTCAAGGCAGTCCACAGAGGTCCTTAGAACTCAAATTGCTGGTTGGTTTAAAAAACCAACTGTACACAGGGTTGGACACCAGAGGTTGAGGTACTTTATTGCCCACTGGGAGAGattcctccccatccctcatGGAAGTGCATTTGCCAAGACAAATCTACTAATGACACACCTCTTGTTGTTTAGGGGGAAGAGCCATCATTTCTTTCATACACGTTTTACCAATGTTTGAGAGCAGAGAGGGTCTACAGATCAGCCAAGAGGATGCACTAACAGCCTGCAGTCCTCCAACTGCTTTGGCAGACCTGTGTCTAAGTCAAGGTTTCTATGTCTTGCTGCACAGGCTTGTTCAAATCATTCATATGGATGTGGAGAAAAAGACAGTCTAAACAACTGCTATAGATACTGGAACTATAGCTTTCCTTAAGGCACAGTTCAGATAAACCCCTAAATCACTTTTCTCCCTACTGCCAatcagtgtttaaaaacaagccaagaacaacaaacaaaacaaaacaaaaattggaCTATCTTGCTGTTTATCCCAAAGCATTCAACTATGTGTTATCTTCTGATTTATGCGGAAGACTTGGCAAAGTGCCATGGAAACCAGAAATGAAGGTAAAACATGCAACAGAAGCCAACTTTGAGGCTGGCACAGAAGTGCATGGAGAAGTCTTGACACAAATGCCATACTGAGAGGAGTTTCCTGGCTCTGTGCCTTCACCTCAGATGCAGTTCCAGAGTCAAATGAGATACAGAGGATTTCAAAGCCAGtctgatattttaaaaggaaagtcTGGTTACCTTTCCAGTGGGTACAGTCAGGGGACAGGAATTGCTTCTTATTAACCTACATGGTTAAAGTTGAGATACCTTTCTACTGAAGCCCTGGGTCTTTTTAACTAAGTTAGACATTCCCATCATTCGTTCCAGAGACTTCAGCATCCTAGCTTTTCTATGTCTTCCCTCCCACATCCACTTTCCTCACTGAAGGTTTAGGTAATAATGTTAAGTACCAAGAACCAAAGCACCTTGGTCTCAGAAGTACCATGAAGCATGTACACCACCCATGGTACATTTTCACAAATTAggcccaggctgctggcttGGCATCAGTCACTAACCTGGAGAGGGGAAATCCTTGTCACAGCAGCTTGCAGAGGTGTGAGCACATCAGATCTATGCCAGGAACTGTACTCATCACCTGCATTGGCCTTTGTCCAACAGGGAACCATCACATAAGAACTGCCAGTGGCTAGCAGAAGCGTTGGAGACACTGACAAGAATATATAACTTTTGCCCACAGCTCACCAAAGACTTAACACCCTCCACTGGATAGTGTAGCCTTTGACAAGGCCAAGGAGACAGCTGGCAGGGGGAATGCAGGGCCTCTTCAATGTGCTGTTGCCCAGCCCTGCTATCAAAAcatctctgctccttcccacactgcaagagaagcagaagccTGGGGAgttctgcacacacagagctccacaAACCTTGCTGAATGTTTGAATAGGAGCAAAGAAAGCTGCCAGCCCCTTGGCCTCATGCATGCAGTAGGTCAGGACAAAAGGACACTAGGCCTCGGCTCCAGGAGTCACCTTGGGTACTCTGGCAGCAGGTGCTACCTGGGCTGTACTCTTATATACACTACCAGGGCAAAGCCTCATCCTGTGCCTTCTGCATACCACCCTCTGGTTCCATCATCTCCAGGAAATCAGCTCTGGAGAATATCAGGATAGGAGTTGTGGAGCCTTCCCAGTCCCATCAGTCCCTGAAGAATCcaagctgggctcagcccctccctgcacccTCAAGAGAGCAGGGTTAGGGGTGGTGTGCTTGGATGAAAGACAGAACAGTCTCCTTTGATAGCTTCTCTGGATCTTGTCTTTTCTGAGAGTCGTGCACTTTGACACCTTCCCCCCATTCCCAGAAGAGGCGGCTGTAATGGCAGACACTGtgggcagagaggagagcaAGGTTAGtttggcagggaagggaaaggaaaacacttcCTTTCCAGCGAGGGACAGCTGCCCTTGCTATGGGAGCCACACAAAAATACTCAGGTGCCTTAGAAAAGACCAGTGCATTTATTCATTCACCTTACAAACTCTACAGCCCTCAAAGTAAAGCAACAGCCAAGCCTAAGAGATTTCCATGGAAACAAACTTGTTAATTCTAGCTTCACTCAAATTCAGTTCAGTATTTGCTGCAAGGAGTCAGGTCATTAGGGAAAAACCCTACCTCCCCCTAAGTTTCTCAGAGGATGAAACTGTCATTGCAGGCAATGGAAAGACCTTAATGAAGAATTTAGAAagcctgccaggagcagcaacCTAATCCCTCACCACATACCTACCATAATCAGTAACAGCTGTCCTATGTAGCTTTGCAAACAAACAGCACTTCCCACGGCACAAAAGCAGCTAGGAtcattccctccttcccctcatGTGAAATAactgagctctgctttgctgctgagAGTTCTGGTCCTACAATGCCATCTCCCACTCCATCCATCAAGCACAGCCCTCCCTCACTGCATCCACACAGTCCCAGCCATAATGAAATCAGAGCTGCTAATTACTGCCAACACAGCAGCCTTTAGTTTTGTACAATTACTGACACTTAATATTCATAGCTTATTTAATGCTTCTGTTCTAACAAAGCAGTACTAGCACAGCGACAAGAGCACATGTCAGTGGCTAATTATAGACATATTAGTACTCACTAACCACAACACATCCCTTCTGGAGTCCCACACAAGCACTCCCTCCACCTCCTCAGCCATTCCTGTAGATTCATGCTGGCCTATTTCAGAGTACATAGGCAGAACTAACCCCACCCTGACacactgagggaaaaaacatCATGTGCCTCTCCTTTTAAGCCTGTTCTGCCATTCACCACATGAAGAAAGGCTTAAGGATTCTTGAAAGCGCTGCTCTTAGACAGTAAGGAGGTTCAAAGTGAGAAAATCAGGAGTGCTATTTCATACCAAGTTCTTACTCAGAGGCACAGTCTTGGGTAATGGTGGTAGTGCAGAACATCTCTACCGAGGAGCCCTGAGGCATCAGACTCAGGATTTGCTGTACTTGGGTAATGCCCTCAGCCTAGTACTCAGTAGATAGGGATGGTTTTCAGCAGGCACAATGTTAATAACTGTCCAATGGCATGCCACTTCATCCTTTCCCAAGGAGCTACTGTTTTACTCTCTCactctcttaaaaaaaagctCCCAGCTTCCCACAGGTTATTCCAGAGCCTGGGCTAAATGAGCTGggatttgcttttaaattagcAACTTCCAACCAAACATGTTAAATACAGAGGTGCAGCAAACTACAGTTGCTGGGCTCAATTTCTACTTCCCTGCATGCAGGAGGTTCAGTAACTTGTAGTCTGCTGCAGACAGCGGAACGAAGTTGTGACATGTTCGCTATTCATAGCCATTAATTGCAAAATCCATGATTCCACATCAGCAGTTTCCTGACAGCCTGACAaggtgccagctcctgcagcacaccCTTCTGGTGATCAGCTACACTTGCACTGCAAAAGACTGcaaggacacagccctgcagaactCCCTTCCAAACacccaggcacacacacacattggCAGACACATACCCGtccacagcctcagctctggctcATACTCACTGAAAGGGTGCAATGGCTTCGGGAAGGAGGTTGTATGTCGCTACATTGGTCATTTTGTtgaagaagaatttcttcttgaaGTTTTTGCTGTATGCCATTGTCCAGGGATCTAGCAGAGGGGTTACAGGGATCAGgtagaaaataaaagagggggaaaaaaatcacagaagaaatACACATACAGTAAAAGTAGGGAGGAGGAATCTAATCTGTAAGAGTAACTGTGATCCTTCtattattcctttttccttccttctcccaagACAACCTGCTTCCCAAGCTGTTCTCTATTCACTgagaaaaatcccttctccctccATTTAGAAGCTAACATTTGAAACAGGGTATTTCCACTTCCTATTACTCTGGAAACCATCTTGATGAAAAATTATGATCTCATTAAAAAAGAAGGTAGTCAGTCATGTAAATAAATGGAATTACCCACATGATATCTAATCAACCCACAACAGAAAAACTTACATATAACACCCTAAACCTCACCCAAGTCCAAGCTACCCTCATTACATGCAAACCCTTAATCTCTAGCCATTCAAATATTGCCAATAATTTTTTACCAACTTACAAAATAAGCAAGTTTGGTCAGTACTTTTTACTTGGAGAGACAAAGAAAAGTTGAGAGGGAGTGGGGACTCTCTCTTCCTACCATTCATAGTCCGTACGATGTAGAGTCCCGTGGGCACAAAATGCCGATCATCTCGGCCGGTGTAGGACAGCCGGGGCATTCCTCCTGAACTCTTGATGACTTTCATCTCTAACCTAAACATTGACAGAAGGCAGTGATAGAGAGTGTTTCTTCCTTTACTGTGCTTGTACACACCTGGTACCACCTGCAGCCTCTTCTCCAGAGTGTCACAGTGAGAACTGACAGCACTGCACAGCATAGGATTAAATCATCACACCCTGAAAAACTGGAGTTTTTGCCGTTCCACACAGGACAAAAGAAACCAGTCAGACCTGTCTAGACCAGGCTGCAAATTGAGTGCTGTGGTGAAAAATCTGTGATAAGCTACCATAATTAATCCATATAGGGTTCCTATTTCAAGTGTGAATTCTTGACCTTTCAAGCCACTGAGAAGTCATTGATACTTCTGCACCCAAACTCAGGCACTGTTGCTACTCCAGCTGTTATGAAGTGCATTGGCCACATCTATGGCTTTAGAATGCAGCAGAATAATGCTCTGAGTGAGCAGCATCTCAGGAACAGCAGCCACCACGAGCTCTAACAGCTCTTTCTCCATGACCACACTAGCACAGATCAGAACATCCCTCCCATTGCTCTGCACAGTGACTGATAACCTCAGTGGGCCCTAACATTTTATTTGCACCAATTGCTTACCTCACAAAAATCTTGTCCATTTCTTCCAATCTGTATACTTCCTTCACTCTGGGAAGACAAgacaaaaacattatttcaaaaAAGTTTAAATTGTGCTTCTTTTTTCTGCCCAGCTAGAGGTAGCAGACAAATGGTTGGTTTCATATAGCATGAGATAGTCAGGCTCAAATGAGTTTCACCCTTCTTTATCTCCTCTATCTTTATGCTTCAGTGCCTAGTTTTTCCTGGCTTGAGAAAACCTGACACCTGCATGCTCATGGCTGGATTGCTGTAAGCAGCAGATAAATGTCCTTGCTGCTAAGGCAACTGTGCATTTTTACCTCGGGTTGACTATACAGGAAAGTGAAAACAGTGAAAGTCAGGTGCTTTTGCTTTCCCATCAGATAAATTGACCAAGGTCAGTCCCAGGCATGTTCTGGCTTCAACATGCTGGCCTCACAGTAAAATTAACAATCTGATCTTCACCATTACTATCCTCAGAGGTACAACAAAATTGTTAGTTACACTGAGgtaaaaagagcttttttttttaaatcaggaaaGATTGTTTTGAGTCCTCATTCTGTCATTACATCaaactggttttgttgttttgagaTACAGAAAAACAATCAGTAAGTTAAAAAAGCACTGCCTCTGATTGGACACCCCAACCACTCATTTCCCACATACTGCTACAAGCATCAGGCTTCAAAGAGCACAGCAGAAACACTTTAACACCTTTCcacaaaagcagcaaatgaCCCCTCTACAATCCATTTCCCCAGCTCTCCTTCTCACTTCACCTTCAGCCTGCCCCAGCATTTTGGGTTCCTCCAATTATTACAACTGTTCATTTGTCATTAGGCAGAGATTCCACTCGTTACCTTTCATTAAGCCATCAAGGAGAAGatcctcttttcccttcctccagATTTTTTCATGATATTGCTGCACTTCAGCTTGTGAATGAGAAGCTGTTTTGTCAGTAGAATTAATGAAATAGAAGGCCAGGAGACAAGCAAAGCTGAAGTCCTTTGTCAGGAACTTTCCTGGGGGTTTTAACTAAAGCCTTGTCCTCAGAGATGCTGGTCAGTCCTGCATTTGCTAACAGTCAGCATCACTGTACTGCTGCTGACCCTTCAGGGCAGACAAGGACAGAATTCTTTGCAATGATTAAGCTCACTAGGTACTAGACCTACAATCACACATATTTGGAATCAACACCAGCCAATCCACCTATGATGAAAATGTGACTGTTTGACATGTGAAAGGAGGGCACAACTTCTCCATTAACAATATTTACCTTAAATGTATAAAAAGCTTTTAGCCCCTTTCCAAAGAACATAACAGAACAATGAATTTCAGCCTGAAACTTAACTCCCCTTCATGTCCTCCAACACACTGACACCAAAGCAAGTGAGGCTGAGGGAAGGAGGTGTCACTCACCGGATGGGGTTCATATCCGGCCGGCTGGGTTTGGAAACAGCTTTGACAAACTTCTCTGCCAGCCGAATCCTGAATGAACATGGAAAGAGAACCCAGCAATTTAACGGGGCCTTTGGCACAGCAGGTAGGGAACAGCTTCAACAGAGTAAGTGATTTGACAACTCAGGACATGCAGACTGCTAGGCAAATGGGTCTAGCAAGACTTCTTTTCACTCCACCCTCCCAATGCAGTACCCAGTGATACTGCCTATTATCCATTACAAATGAATCTCCATAGTTTACTCTCTAAGTCCTCATGCTGTTGAACATGGATATATTTATCAGGCTAGCAGGATTAGCAGAGACCTTATGTTCCcaaagaaggaaacagaaggGCTCGTTCTTTCTCTCTCAGCTCATTCATATTCCCAGAATGGTCAGTTTACCCCAGCCGTGCCTGGCTCACCCTAAGCTAAGAAAGAAGCTAGAGCTGCCGTCATACACAGAGAAGATACAGTTGGAAAAGCCTATATGTACTTCAGTTCAGAGCAGCTTCATTCCCAGTTCATCTTTATAGCAGTGTTTCAGCTGAATGCACTTGTGTCCCCATGCTCAGCATTCTGCTTTTTGTCTGAACACTGTTTCCCAGTCATTCCTAGACATGTACAGAAAAAAGCTTCTCCAGAACCTACATACCTCTGGTTGAAATGCTGCGTTCGAACATCATTGCCATTCAGCACCAAGACATCAAGGATGTGGATGGCACTGATTTTTCTCTGGGCTTTCCCCTAAGGACAGCAATACAGAGATTGATTATTCACACTCTTGATATTTCAGCTTTGATTTATAGCCTGTTTTTTGACAGGACATCTCTTCTAGCAAGAAGGCACCTTTCCAGGTATTAGAAACACACAAATTCCCTGCTGCCCATTATACAGGAACATGGCATCCTCCAAGAACTGGTGCATCTCAAATACCCAGTTCTGTCTTatgggagggagagggggcAAGACCACAGCTGCCATCACCAGCTATCTGTGCTTTAACAGGTATCACAAAGCCCAGCACACTACAGTATCCTTGTCTGAGGTGGAGGAGGACAGGGAAActtcccaggcagctgggatTTTTCACTTTACACTGTAAATATACCACAAGGATCTTCTCCCCATAGCCTGCAGTCACTGCTGAGCAGTTATGTAcccacagagccacagacaCATGAAGTCATGGTGGCAATGTCACGTGCAGCTCCACTTAGAACAGCTACACATCAGGTCCAgaatgttttcaaaacaatgCTGAAAGATCATATTTCTAGGACTGGACAGAAAGAACTTAATCCAAAATAGCTACTCTAAAGATCCtataaaaaaaaacaccttgtACCCGGCACAGATGGAACATTTATTCTGCAGTATCGTACAGAGATTAAGTGAAACTGCTTACCATTTGTAGCAAAATGGTAAGAGAGAGAGTAAGTTCCTACCTCTCCTTTCAGCTCATGAACAATCTCCACAGAGAGAAGGGTATCTCGTGGCAGCTCAGTTTTCAAATCCAGCTTTGTCCAGCGGTCTGACTGGCGACCACCCCAGGTGTA from Molothrus ater isolate BHLD 08-10-18 breed brown headed cowbird chromosome 3, BPBGC_Mater_1.1, whole genome shotgun sequence harbors:
- the CCDC167 gene encoding coiled-coil domain-containing protein 167 isoform X1, coding for MGRRRAGPSVAREIDGLEEKLARCRQSMEEVDLKLRREKLSPEGRKSLERERNLLMTKADNYEKELSVLRKENRKNAALAVAMALLIALIYACWTM